From the Bacillus tuaregi genome, one window contains:
- the panC gene encoding pantoate--beta-alanine ligase: MRVITTISDLKAAIKAEKSQQKTIGFVPTMGYLHEGHKALLKKAREENQVVVLSIFVNPLQFGPNEDLESYPRDFEQDQKVAQEEGVDIIFHPSVTEMYPNELSVTMKVKKRTDVLCGESRPGHFDGVATVVSKLFHLVQPDKAYFGKKDAQQLAVIEGLVNDFNFPLQIVPVDTVREHDGLAKSSRNVYLSEKERAEAPALYRSLLDAVNRIKAGEVNPERIVQVISDRIQTETSGQIDYVSILTYPDLEKVEVVQGNFIMALAVKFSKARLIDNVILVEE, from the coding sequence TCACAACAAAAAACGATTGGTTTTGTACCAACAATGGGGTATCTCCATGAAGGACACAAAGCTTTATTAAAAAAAGCACGTGAGGAAAATCAAGTGGTTGTTCTAAGTATATTCGTAAATCCGTTACAATTTGGACCTAACGAAGATTTAGAATCCTATCCTAGAGATTTTGAGCAGGATCAAAAGGTAGCACAGGAAGAAGGTGTGGATATTATTTTCCACCCATCTGTTACGGAAATGTACCCGAATGAGCTTTCTGTAACGATGAAGGTAAAAAAACGAACGGATGTGCTATGTGGTGAATCTCGTCCCGGTCATTTCGATGGGGTTGCAACGGTAGTAAGCAAGCTTTTTCATCTTGTGCAGCCGGATAAAGCCTATTTTGGAAAAAAAGATGCACAGCAGCTTGCTGTGATAGAGGGCCTTGTGAATGACTTCAATTTCCCTTTGCAGATTGTACCTGTTGATACGGTAAGAGAGCATGATGGCTTAGCGAAAAGTTCACGAAATGTTTACTTGTCGGAAAAAGAACGTGCTGAAGCACCGGCACTTTATCGAAGTCTGCTAGATGCGGTTAATAGGATCAAAGCAGGAGAGGTTAATCCTGAAAGAATCGTTCAGGTGATTTCGGATAGAATTCAAACTGAAACGTCTGGTCAAATTGATTATGTTAGTATTCTAACCTATCCTGATCTTGAAAAAGTCGAAGTGGTGCAAGGCAATTTTATTATGGCGCTAGCCGTTAAATTTTCAAAAGCCCGTTTAATAGATAATGTGATTTTAGTAGAAGAATAG